The genomic stretch TTTTCCTCAAATAATTTCTTTAATTCCGGATATATCTGGCTATGGTTGGCATACCAGAACTCAGCCAGTTCAAAGTTAAATTCTTTCGCAATTTCATAACCGGTCATAGGATGTCTCATTAACAATCCCAGGATGGCATACTTTAAGGCTCTCATAACAGTCTCCTTGGAATAATGTTTCATAAAAGTATTTCATTCTTTAATAACTATAACATATCAGTACCAGTAGTCAAGTTCGTTCTATTTTAAGATACTTGCAAAAGTTAACCCAAAGGTCTTGACATTCCTTTGTTCAGCCGATATACTTGCGGTGTATTCTAAATCAATACGCAAATCTATGTAACTTATCAACCTTAAATCGAAAGGAGGACAATTATGATGTACTTTAAATCTACAACCATCAACTTAACAGCAAGCAACAGAGGTCTGATTGTCCTGGCGTCCATTTAAGGTTCTATATATCTTTATAAGTGAATACAGATTTTCTCCTTTCAGTATAAAAAATGCTAGAAGATATAGCATTTTATATACAGAAGAAATAAACCTGCTTTTGCTTATTTATTCCTTAATTGTTTTCAGGCAGCACGGATATCAGCACCTCTTCTGGTGCTATTTTTGTGTAAATTTTTATAGCACTGCCATAGAAAGGATCAGCAATTGATAACAATTAATGGAGCCTATACCTCTGCTACTCCTTTTGCTGACCGCAGATTTGATGAAATAAGCGAAGTTATACAAGAAACCGTAACCATAAATAAAATAATCCGTCCTGTCTATCATTTTAAAGCCAGCGGAAACTAATATGTGCCTGGGTAAGTTAAACCTCATCAAACCAGACCGTGGATTTCAAAAATCTGAAGAGGAAATAACTTACTCCAGCTCCAGAAAGCAGGTGTCAGAAATGGCTGTATTTAGAGAAACTCCTTGTAAATACTATATCTCTTTTGGTAAATGTACCAAAAACAGAGAAGCATGCCATACAGGTTACTGTCAGCATTGTGACAAATATTATCCTCGTGCCAAGGTCAGACATATGAATAAAAAGAAACAATATAATGAGAAGGCTCGTATGTAGGATATCAGAAATACCTCCTCCCTTTCCAGATAAAAGAACCAATGGCAACTGTTATTTGGTCCTGGAAAGGGATCTGTTTAAGGTTTAAAACTACAAGAGAGAAATAAATTTGTTCGTACATAGGAGAAATCAAACCTGGTCCACCATATAATGAATCAAATAAACTGTTCTGTTCAACCTTCCTTTATCTGAATAGAGAGGAGTCACCCAATGACAACGAACATACAATTTGATATGCAAAGGCGTATTGTTTCACATATGACCACAAAGTCCTGGAACACCATTCCCCATGTATCCTATCTTTACGAACCCGACATAACTGATTTTTATAACGCATATGAGAATTTCAATCACATCTCCTCTAAAAAAATCAGCTTTAATACCATAATGCTGCGGACAATTGTAGAAGGTATAAAAAAGGCTCCATCACTTAATGCTACCTTAGCTTATCACCCGAAGAAAATCCAAGGAATACTAACTCTCCATGAAAATATAAATATCAGCCTTCCGTGGCTGCTGCCGGATGGGAAAATGATTACGCCCGTAATAGTTCATACAGAAGATAAAACCCTCTCCTCACTTTCTTCTTCCATTTCTGAAATGAAGGAAAAAATATCTCATACCAATATAAATGAGCTGCTTTACAAAGCTGCTCTTCAAGATACGATAGCAGAATTGAAAAAAATGCATGTGGGTATTTTAAGGCGTATACTGGCCGCACAGCTTGGTCCTCAGCGCATAAAAGGTCTTTCCGGAAAAGAAAAAGTTAAGTATTATAATTCCGCCGAAATGCACCTTTCATCCAAAAACTTAACCAGCGGAACTGTTACCATCTCAAACATAGGCAGTATTTACAAAGAGCAGACCGGCTGTTTTGCCCTGTTAGAAATCATTCCTCCGCAGGTTTTTGCCGTTGGTCTGGGAGCTATCCAGGAAAAGCCCGGTGTCTATATTAACGATGACGGTGTTAAAACAATCGGAATCCGAAAAACACTCCCTATGTGCCTGGCCTTTGACCATCGAGCCGTGGATTTCTCCTCGTTGCTTCCGTTCTTAAAGACCATGGATCAAATCTTTCAGTCACCGGATATTATTCATTCCTGGTGAACCAAACCTGTATAACATTTAATCGATGACCAGGCATAATACCTTTTGATTATTAGCCAGTCATAAGTAACTTTTGATATTATTGCACCACCCATAACTTAATGTTATAATTATCCCGTTATAAATTTATATCCTAAATCATCAATTAACTAAACTCTTATAATAAATTCACCCAATCAGAAAGAAGGTATACCAATGAAAAAGCAAAGTTTATATTTGGAATGCTACTCAGGCATCAGCGGCGATATGACTGTCGGTGCATTGCTGGATTTAGGAGCAGATAAGGATGTTTTACTGAACGGCTTAAAGAGTCTCAATGTTGACGGTTACAAAATAGAAATTACCAGAAAATTAAAGAACAGTATAGATGCCTGTGACTTTAATGTTATTTTAGAGAAAGACAATCATGACCATGATATGGATTATCTCTTCGGTCACGAGAAAGCTGTTCAACCTGCCAATGCTGTCACTTCAAAATCCTATAAGCTAAAAAGCCCGGCACAAGCTCACAACACCGGGTCACTAAAATTACATGGTACCGTACAAGTACATGACCACAATCATGAGCATACCCATGACCATAATCACTCTAGTGCCTCCGAATCAACGGTACCCCATGCACATAGCCATAAACATGAGCCGCTTCATACCCATGACCATCCCCACAGTCACTCAATTTCCACACCCCATCTGCACTACGGACATCACGAACACAGGAATCTTCAGGATATTTATACCATAATTGATGCTTCCTCTATTACAGACAAGGCCAAAACAATAGCCAAAAGAATCTTTCTCATTATCGCCGAAGCAGAATCCAAAGCCCACGGCAAGTCCCTTGAGGAAGTTCACTTTCATGAAGTAGGTGCTACCGATTCCATCGTAGATATAACGGCAGCCGCCATCTGCCTGGATAATTTGAATATCAGCAAAGTATACGTATCCGAACTTTACGAAGGCCGCGGTCAGATTACCTGCCAGCATGGAGTCCTTCCCATCCCTGTTCCCGCAGTGGTAAATATCTCCTCAAGATACAGCCTCAAGCTTCACCTGACACAGGTAAAAGGAGAGCTGGTCACCCCCACTGGTGCCGCCATTGCTGCAGCCATCAGAACAAAGGAGGACCTGCCCTCTAATTTTACTATCAGTAAAATTGGACTAGGTACCGGAAAAAGAGCCTATGAACAGACCAGCTTCTTAAGAGCTATGTTGATTGAGGAAGCTGAAACTGCATTACCGAATACCATTCCCGATACGGTCTGGGTTTTGGAAGCGAACCTTGACGACTGCTCCGGCGAAGTTCTTGGACATACCATGGATCTCCTGCTAAAAGGCGGTGCCAAAGATGTGTATTACACCCCCATTTATATGAAGAAGAACCGGCCGGCCTATCTGTTAGGTGTTATTTGTGCAGAAAAGGATATTCCTGCAGTGGAAGAACTCATCTTTACACATACCACAACCATTGGCATCCGCAGACAGGAAATGAAACGAACCACCTTAAACAGAAGCTTTACAACCATTCAGACACCCTATGGTGAGGCAACCGTAAAAATCTGCCGCTATTTGGATAAGACTTTCTGTTATCCGGAAGGGGACAGCATAAGAAGTCTATCCTTAAGTTCTGGTTTGGATTATACCACTTTATACAGTCTGGTTCAGACCCTGGCTCTTAAGCTATGACCTGGATTACTTTTGTTATCGAGGGCCTGATAGCTCCTGGCTTATGCATTATTCTTTACAAAGTCTGTTTATCTGGGTTGCCATATAACCTGCACCAAAACCGTTATCTATATTAACCACCGCCAAACCTTCTGCACAGGAATTGAGCATGGTCAATAATGCAGAGACACCTCCAAAGCTTGTACCATAACCTACGGAGGTGGGCACTGCGATAACCGGCTTGTCAACAAGTCCGGCTAATACTCCTCCCAAAGCTCCCTCCATTCCGGCAACTGCAACAATACAGTTTGCTTTCTGGATTTCCTCCAGTTTAGCAAATAACCTGTGAATTCCGGCAACACCTACATCATAGATCCTAACGACATTACTTCCAAAAAATTCTGCTGTTCTGGCTGCTTCCTCTGCTACCGGAATATCTGCCGTACCACCGGTACATACTGCTACCAGGCCTGTCCGCTCTTTCTTCTCTTTTTCAACAGACAATATTCTGGATAAAGGGTCGTAAGTCACGTTGTCCAATACCTTTTTCACTTCCTCATACTGCTCTTTGCTGGCCCTAGTTCCAAGCACGTCCGTATCATGAAGATAGAATCTGCGATAGATCTCTGTCAGATGTTCCTTGCTCTTACCCTGACAGAAAACCACTTCTCCAAACCCGCTTCTAAAATGTCTGTGATGATCTAATTTGGCAAAGTCCAGATCCTCATAAGGCATTTTTTTTAATAAATCTGCTGCTTCCTCAAGTTCTATTTCACCTTTTTTAACCTGCTCCAGAAATTTGTAAACATCCATCCTTCTAACCATACCTTTCTCAGAACCTGCAGACAATAAACTGCAGGCGTATCAAATAAAATATAAAACAATCATACTTTTGCCAGCTTATAAAATAACGGAATAAAAATGTAGAAAAGTCTATCTCTCTTAATTACATATCTCTTTCCTGTGTAAACAGGGTGTAGTTCTGTGTATTTTGAATTATACTAACCGTACTTAATAATAAATTCAAGCCAAATAATCTGGCACTATTAATTTTTTTATTACTGGAACTTTCAATCATGCCAATTTTAGAATAAAGTAACTAAAAAGCAGTTCTTATTCATAAAAAGATGTCCAGCACGGGAGGTATCAACACATGAACACAAAAAATAATAGCCAGATACTTATCTTATCCGCACTTATGGCTGCCTTAACTTGTATTGCAACCATGATAATCAAAGTTCCGACACCTGCACTTGGGTATATTCACTTCGGTGATGGAATGGTCCTTCTGTCCGGTATCTTATTAGGACCAATTTATGGAAGTCTTGCAGCTGGGATCGGTTCCTTGTTTGCAGATATATTATCCGGTTATGCCGGTTTTGCGCCAGCCACTTTAATTATCAAAGCTCTTGCGGCACTTCTCGGTGGATGTATATATCATGCTATTTGCAGACATAACCTTAAACAGAATAATCGTATTCTCGGGGTAATTGCCGGCGGTCTGGGCGCCGGTGCCATCGTGGTGACCGGATATTATCTGTTTTCAGCCTTTATCCTTGGAATGGGTGCAAAAGCAGCACTGATTGATATTCCCTTTAATCTGGTTCAGACTGTATTTGCAATATTAGGAGCGTCCCTCCTGCTGCCGGTACTGGATAAGGTACCTGTAGTCAGAAAAGTAATTTATAAAAGATCATAATTTGTATCGTCCTCTGTGATATATCATAGCACAAGTTCTAATTGCTTTCAATGCAGTGATCTCTACCCCCCTCCCGGTAAACTTGCCAGAGGGGGTTTCATTTTCCTCTTATACAACCAAATAAGCTATAAGCTTATATCCAAGAATCTTGTCCAATCCCGTTAGAATAAGATTTATAACAGTTTTTTTTACACTTTTCTGTCTAATTCTTTAGATTTCCATTTATTGTAAATTGAATTAGTACATGTTATAATGGGTGGGATTTATAATCTAGGAACTACAATGGCGTATTCCTAAATTAACCGGATAAATGATGCACATAAGCTTAACAGTTCCATAGGATTCTAAATCTATATGAGTTAAATTTAGCAGCTTTCAGGCAAACTTTCAATGAATTTCCTGCCTGGAAGTATCTTTTATAATTTGACTTACATACTCCCTCTGCATATGATAAATTTAGCTGTGGTCAACATCATATTATCCTAACATTATATAGAAAGAGGGATGTAAATGAGAAAAAAAGTCACAGCAGCACTCTCTGTCATCGTGTTGACAGTAACTTCCGTACTGGCTAATCCGTTTCTCCAATACCCCCAGGCAGCAGGTTTATCGGCAGCTTCTGGGATCTTGAACAACGGAACTAAGACCGGAGGCAGTTCCAAGCCAGTAAATGCAGGTGAACTTAAGGGGTATGAAGGAAGCATTGGCGCTTTTGCAAAGAACAAACTTGTAACCGTTATAGTAGAGCTTGATAACTCTCCCCTTCTGGAACAGTATCTGAACGGTACCAGTCTAATGCGTTCCGGCGTTTCAAACAGCTTCGAGGAATTTAATAAATCCGCTGAAGCAGACAGAATAACTTCTGATCTTTTGAAACAGCAGGATACTGTCATTCATCAAATTTCGGCTAAGCATTTCGCGGCCGCAACACCACAAGTATTATACCGCTATACCACTGTCATGAATGGTTTTGCCATCAGGACCAATTATGGAGCCATTGAAACCATTAAATCCTTAAAAGGTGTTAAGACGGCTTATGAAGCTCCTGTTTATGACAAGATTGATCCTGTTATGGATTCAAGTACCGAAACAATTGGCGCAACAGCCCTTTGGGATTTAAACTATAAAGGTGACAAAACAGCAGTAGCAATTGTGGATACCGGTTTGGATACCGGTCATCCAGGCTTTGCCGTGATGCCTTCTAATCCTAAATTCAGTGATCCCTCCTCATTGCAGGGAAAAATTTCAGACAGCACGGCAGGACTTCAGTCCGGTATAACTGATGCCTCTAAGA from Anaerocolumna sp. AGMB13020 encodes the following:
- a CDS encoding 2-oxo acid dehydrogenase subunit E2, whose translation is MTTNIQFDMQRRIVSHMTTKSWNTIPHVSYLYEPDITDFYNAYENFNHISSKKISFNTIMLRTIVEGIKKAPSLNATLAYHPKKIQGILTLHENINISLPWLLPDGKMITPVIVHTEDKTLSSLSSSISEMKEKISHTNINELLYKAALQDTIAELKKMHVGILRRILAAQLGPQRIKGLSGKEKVKYYNSAEMHLSSKNLTSGTVTISNIGSIYKEQTGCFALLEIIPPQVFAVGLGAIQEKPGVYINDDGVKTIGIRKTLPMCLAFDHRAVDFSSLLPFLKTMDQIFQSPDIIHSW
- the larC gene encoding nickel pincer cofactor biosynthesis protein LarC, whose amino-acid sequence is MKKQSLYLECYSGISGDMTVGALLDLGADKDVLLNGLKSLNVDGYKIEITRKLKNSIDACDFNVILEKDNHDHDMDYLFGHEKAVQPANAVTSKSYKLKSPAQAHNTGSLKLHGTVQVHDHNHEHTHDHNHSSASESTVPHAHSHKHEPLHTHDHPHSHSISTPHLHYGHHEHRNLQDIYTIIDASSITDKAKTIAKRIFLIIAEAESKAHGKSLEEVHFHEVGATDSIVDITAAAICLDNLNISKVYVSELYEGRGQITCQHGVLPIPVPAVVNISSRYSLKLHLTQVKGELVTPTGAAIAAAIRTKEDLPSNFTISKIGLGTGKRAYEQTSFLRAMLIEEAETALPNTIPDTVWVLEANLDDCSGEVLGHTMDLLLKGGAKDVYYTPIYMKKNRPAYLLGVICAEKDIPAVEELIFTHTTTIGIRRQEMKRTTLNRSFTTIQTPYGEATVKICRYLDKTFCYPEGDSIRSLSLSSGLDYTTLYSLVQTLALKL
- the larB gene encoding nickel pincer cofactor biosynthesis protein LarB, which translates into the protein MDVYKFLEQVKKGEIELEEAADLLKKMPYEDLDFAKLDHHRHFRSGFGEVVFCQGKSKEHLTEIYRRFYLHDTDVLGTRASKEQYEEVKKVLDNVTYDPLSRILSVEKEKKERTGLVAVCTGGTADIPVAEEAARTAEFFGSNVVRIYDVGVAGIHRLFAKLEEIQKANCIVAVAGMEGALGGVLAGLVDKPVIAVPTSVGYGTSFGGVSALLTMLNSCAEGLAVVNIDNGFGAGYMATQINRLCKE
- a CDS encoding ECF transporter S component, giving the protein MNTKNNSQILILSALMAALTCIATMIIKVPTPALGYIHFGDGMVLLSGILLGPIYGSLAAGIGSLFADILSGYAGFAPATLIIKALAALLGGCIYHAICRHNLKQNNRILGVIAGGLGAGAIVVTGYYLFSAFILGMGAKAALIDIPFNLVQTVFAILGASLLLPVLDKVPVVRKVIYKRS